The following proteins are encoded in a genomic region of Aliiroseovarius sp. F47248L:
- a CDS encoding NlpC/P60 family protein, with protein MTSLQKDIVSEARCWLGTPYVHQASFRGGGCDCLGLIRGIWRAVLGGEPALVPAYTADWSEAAQVEVLWDAARKHLVERPIPNARPGDVLLFRMQGGAVAKHLGILTRADISPTFIHAYSGHGVIENSLSDPWARRIVACFAFPERIN; from the coding sequence ATGACCAGTTTGCAGAAGGACATTGTGTCTGAGGCTCGGTGCTGGCTTGGCACGCCTTATGTGCACCAAGCCTCGTTCCGGGGTGGTGGGTGCGATTGTCTTGGGCTGATCCGGGGCATATGGCGTGCGGTGTTGGGCGGCGAGCCTGCTTTGGTGCCCGCCTACACGGCTGACTGGTCCGAAGCGGCACAGGTCGAAGTTCTATGGGATGCTGCCCGCAAGCATCTGGTTGAGCGTCCAATCCCGAATGCCCGGCCCGGCGACGTGCTGCTGTTTCGGATGCAGGGCGGCGCGGTCGCCAAACATCTGGGCATTCTGACCCGCGCTGACATTTCCCCAACTTTTATTCACGCCTACTCGGGGCATGGCGTAATCGAAAACTCATTATCAGACCCATGGGCCCGCCGCATCGTGGCGTGTTTTGCATTTCCTGAAAGGATCAACTGA
- a CDS encoding glycoside hydrolase/phage tail family protein: MATILLSAVGAAAGASIGGGVLGLSSVVIGKAIGATVGQVIDSRILGEGSEPVETGKVDRMRLTGASEGAAIPMVFGCARLGGQVIWATRFKESITTTGGGGGKGMPSPPEPEVTTYSYSISLAIALCEGEITRVGRIWADGNEVSRNDLNMRVYRGTETQLADPKIEAVKGAGKAPAYRGVAYVVIEDLSLGQFGNRVPQFSFEVFRPEQRDQPKEVARGTRAVALIPGTGEYSLATTPVFYKSAPGAVEGSNMNTPSGWTDFKTSYRMMRQEMPNCRNTALVVSWFGDDLRCGNCRIRPRVEQHEVDGHNMPWSVSGLSRGQAGLVPKDDKGRPIYGGTPSDRAVMEAIVMASDDGRKATFYPFILMEQMKDNMLPDPWSGNLGQAVLPWRGRITTSYAPGHVASPDGTAGAVAQVDAFFGNAQPGDFTVTKNGVSYSGPAGFSYRRFVLHYAHLCAAAGGVDAFLIGSELRALTQIRGPGNSFPVVDHLIALVQDVRAILGAGTKISYAADWSEYFGYHPQDGSGDVFYHLDPLWSHPQIDFIGIDNYMPLSDWRDGFDHADAHHGSIYDLAYLQSNIQGGEGYDWYYKTPDARALQIRTPITDDAHGEPWVYRYKDLRNWWERSHHNRVAGIRDSDPTAWLPGSKPFWFTELGCAAIDKGTNQPNKFLDPKSSESSKPRYSNGRRDDLIQAQYLRAMYEYWGQAENNSTHSATGVQMLDMSRAHVWAWDARPFPQFPNRKGLWSDGANYDRGHWLNGRVSARSLASVVAEICERSGVTRYDVSKLYGLVRGYIVDQVGGARAALQPLMLAYGFEVMEREGVLVFKTRTGRSDHMLDPNKMALSSDRDTTLERVRDPEAEIAGRIRLTYVEGAGDYDVRSVEATFPDETSRSVAVSEIPLILTRVEARTIVERWLSEARVARDKATFALPPSELSKGAGDVIELTTDAGTEQYRVDHVDHTGVQTLRAVRVEPGLFQPADSVEPAPAVKPYIPPAPVFPLFMDLPLLTGDEVPHQPRIAVAARPWPGRVALYSSVTDNGYAVNRMITDPSIVGVTQTVLEHAQSGMIDRGPAVRVSLTDGALSACSIDDLLNGANVAVIGDGSLDNWEVFQFAGAELVGDRTYDLTLRLRGQVGTDAAVPQTWPVGSYFVLLGGHQAQVGLASSARGLNRHYRIGPARKPLSDPSFLHQVHAFKGIGLRPYAPVHLSARDAAGAHMIHWIRRSRIDGDTWGEGDVPLGEASERYRLRVIDGGTVKREVEVVAPEWSYDAMMRTADLVNGSYVVEVAQVSDRFGPGPYAQLDVAL, encoded by the coding sequence ATGGCAACGATCTTACTATCCGCAGTCGGTGCAGCTGCCGGGGCCTCGATTGGTGGCGGCGTTCTGGGCCTGTCGTCCGTGGTGATTGGAAAGGCAATCGGCGCGACAGTCGGGCAAGTCATTGATAGTCGCATTCTGGGGGAAGGGTCCGAGCCTGTCGAAACTGGCAAGGTCGACCGGATGCGCCTGACGGGTGCTTCGGAAGGGGCGGCGATTCCGATGGTCTTTGGCTGCGCCCGGTTGGGGGGGCAGGTGATCTGGGCCACGCGCTTCAAGGAATCGATTACAACGACCGGGGGCGGCGGAGGCAAGGGGATGCCATCGCCGCCCGAACCCGAAGTGACAACCTATAGCTATTCGATCAGCCTTGCGATTGCGTTGTGCGAGGGTGAAATCACCCGTGTTGGTCGAATCTGGGCGGATGGAAATGAAGTATCGCGCAACGATCTGAATATGCGCGTTTACCGCGGCACGGAAACCCAGCTTGCGGATCCAAAAATCGAGGCTGTGAAAGGTGCGGGCAAGGCACCGGCGTATCGCGGCGTCGCCTATGTCGTGATCGAGGATCTGTCGTTGGGCCAGTTTGGCAACCGAGTGCCCCAGTTCAGTTTCGAAGTTTTCCGCCCCGAGCAACGGGACCAACCCAAGGAAGTGGCGCGAGGCACGCGTGCCGTCGCGCTGATCCCCGGCACGGGTGAATATTCTTTGGCCACCACGCCCGTCTTCTATAAAAGCGCCCCCGGCGCGGTCGAGGGGTCGAACATGAACACGCCATCCGGGTGGACCGATTTCAAGACCTCTTATCGTATGATGCGGCAGGAAATGCCCAACTGCCGTAATACCGCCCTTGTTGTGTCGTGGTTTGGTGACGATCTGCGCTGTGGCAATTGCCGTATCCGTCCTCGTGTTGAACAGCACGAGGTGGATGGTCATAACATGCCGTGGAGTGTGTCGGGACTGAGCCGAGGGCAGGCGGGTCTTGTGCCGAAAGACGATAAGGGGCGCCCGATCTATGGCGGAACCCCGTCCGATCGTGCCGTGATGGAAGCGATTGTGATGGCGTCTGATGACGGGCGCAAGGCTACATTTTACCCGTTCATCCTGATGGAGCAGATGAAAGACAACATGTTGCCCGACCCGTGGAGTGGTAATCTGGGGCAAGCTGTGCTGCCCTGGCGCGGTCGGATCACGACCTCTTACGCGCCGGGCCATGTTGCTTCTCCGGATGGCACCGCTGGTGCAGTGGCACAGGTGGATGCTTTCTTTGGCAATGCCCAGCCGGGGGATTTCACAGTAACAAAAAATGGTGTCAGTTATTCAGGCCCGGCTGGATTTTCTTATCGTCGGTTTGTCCTCCATTACGCCCATCTTTGTGCGGCTGCTGGTGGGGTCGACGCGTTCTTGATCGGATCCGAACTGCGGGCACTGACGCAAATTCGCGGCCCCGGAAACAGCTTTCCAGTGGTCGATCACCTGATCGCGTTGGTACAGGATGTGCGCGCGATCCTTGGAGCGGGGACTAAGATTTCGTATGCCGCTGATTGGTCCGAGTATTTTGGATATCATCCGCAGGACGGGTCGGGGGATGTGTTCTATCACTTGGACCCTCTTTGGAGCCATCCTCAGATCGACTTCATCGGCATCGACAATTACATGCCACTTTCCGATTGGCGCGACGGGTTTGACCATGCGGACGCCCATCACGGGTCGATCTATGACCTCGCCTATCTTCAGTCCAACATCCAAGGCGGAGAGGGGTATGATTGGTATTACAAGACACCAGATGCCCGGGCGCTTCAAATCCGTACCCCCATCACAGATGACGCGCATGGTGAACCATGGGTTTATCGCTACAAGGATTTGCGCAATTGGTGGGAGCGGTCACACCACAATCGTGTGGCCGGTATACGCGACAGCGATCCAACCGCTTGGTTGCCGGGATCAAAGCCGTTCTGGTTTACCGAACTTGGTTGTGCGGCGATAGACAAAGGCACCAACCAGCCCAACAAGTTTCTGGATCCCAAAAGCTCGGAAAGTTCAAAGCCGCGCTACTCGAACGGGCGTCGGGATGACCTGATACAGGCGCAGTATCTGCGGGCTATGTATGAGTATTGGGGGCAGGCCGAAAACAATTCGACCCACAGTGCGACGGGTGTGCAAATGTTGGATATGTCGCGTGCGCATGTGTGGGCCTGGGATGCCCGTCCCTTTCCGCAGTTTCCCAATCGCAAGGGGCTTTGGAGTGACGGGGCGAATTATGACCGCGGCCATTGGCTGAACGGGCGAGTTTCTGCACGCTCGCTGGCCTCTGTCGTTGCTGAAATCTGCGAACGGTCAGGTGTGACGCGCTACGATGTCTCGAAGCTTTATGGTCTGGTGCGTGGCTATATCGTCGATCAGGTCGGTGGGGCGCGGGCGGCGTTGCAACCCCTGATGTTGGCTTATGGCTTTGAAGTGATGGAACGCGAAGGAGTGCTTGTCTTCAAAACGCGGACCGGACGGTCCGATCACATGCTTGATCCGAACAAAATGGCATTGTCGTCGGATCGCGATACCACGCTGGAACGAGTGAGAGATCCGGAAGCCGAGATCGCGGGACGGATCCGTCTGACCTATGTCGAAGGGGCGGGCGATTACGACGTGCGGTCGGTCGAGGCGACATTCCCGGATGAAACCAGCCGCTCTGTCGCAGTCTCAGAGATTCCGTTGATTCTAACGCGCGTCGAGGCTCGGACAATCGTCGAACGCTGGTTGTCCGAAGCCCGCGTGGCCCGCGACAAGGCGACCTTTGCGCTGCCACCATCCGAGTTGTCAAAGGGCGCGGGCGATGTGATTGAGCTGACGACTGACGCGGGGACCGAGCAATACCGGGTTGATCACGTGGATCATACTGGTGTGCAGACCTTGCGCGCTGTGCGGGTCGAACCAGGATTGTTCCAACCAGCAGACAGTGTTGAGCCCGCTCCGGCGGTAAAACCTTATATCCCGCCAGCGCCGGTGTTTCCGCTGTTCATGGATTTGCCGCTTTTGACCGGGGATGAGGTGCCGCACCAACCGCGTATCGCTGTGGCGGCCAGGCCATGGCCGGGACGTGTCGCGCTTTATAGCTCTGTCACTGATAACGGCTATGCTGTGAACCGAATGATTACAGACCCGTCGATTGTCGGCGTGACACAAACGGTGCTGGAGCACGCGCAATCCGGCATGATCGACCGTGGCCCGGCCGTGAGGGTTTCACTGACCGACGGAGCACTGTCTGCCTGTTCCATTGACGACTTGTTGAACGGCGCGAACGTGGCCGTGATCGGTGATGGCAGCCTGGACAACTGGGAAGTGTTCCAGTTTGCCGGGGCAGAACTGGTGGGCGATCGCACATATGACCTGACCTTGCGGCTTCGCGGGCAAGTAGGCACCGATGCGGCTGTTCCGCAGACATGGCCGGTTGGCAGTTATTTCGTGTTGTTGGGTGGGCATCAGGCGCAGGTTGGACTGGCTTCCTCGGCGCGCGGCTTGAACCGGCACTACCGGATCGGGCCCGCACGTAAGCCTCTGTCAGACCCGTCATTCCTGCATCAGGTCCATGCCTTCAAGGGGATCGGTCTACGTCCGTATGCCCCCGTCCACCTTTCGGCGCGTGATGCCGCCGGTGCGCACATGATCCACTGGATCAGACGCAGCAGGATCGACGGTGACACTTGGGGCGAGGGCGATGTGCCACTGGGTGAGGCGTCCGAACGCTACCGCCTGCGAGTGATCGACGGCGGGACGGTCAAGCGAGAGGTCGAAGTGGTAGCCCCGGAATGGAGTTACGACGCGATGATGCGTACGGCGGATCTTGTCAATGGTTCCTATGTTGTTGAGGTGGCGCAGGTCTCGGACCGGTTCGGCCCCGGACCGTATGCGCAACTGGATGTGGCGCTGTAA
- a CDS encoding DUF2163 domain-containing protein, translated as MALSAEFEAHLGQGVTTIARCWKVMRRDGVVHGFTDHDLDLTIDGVSYRADTGMTAHALSQTTGLSVDNTEALGVLNDASITEKDIRAGRYDGAEVEAWLVNWNDTSQRYLRFRGTVGELAREAGGFRAELNGLSEKLNQPQGRVYQMPCSAVLGDGACRFNLNQSGYQLDIAVGENTDVTTFQFANMALYPNRWFERGKFTVLTGAAKNLTGLIKNDRKGTEGNRTIELWESIRACVEPGDMVRLEAGCDKLSTTCRVKFNNFRNFRGFPDIPGEDWLMSYPVGHGKNDGSDARETNELPDWSVLGGDDTNPFFPNAGD; from the coding sequence ATGGCGTTGTCTGCTGAGTTTGAAGCCCATCTGGGGCAAGGCGTCACCACGATCGCAAGGTGTTGGAAAGTCATGCGGCGTGACGGCGTCGTGCATGGATTCACCGATCACGATCTGGATCTGACGATTGACGGTGTTTCATATCGTGCAGACACCGGGATGACAGCCCATGCGTTGAGCCAAACCACCGGTCTGTCCGTTGATAACACAGAAGCATTGGGCGTTCTTAACGATGCCTCGATCACTGAAAAAGACATTCGCGCGGGCCGGTATGACGGCGCCGAGGTGGAAGCATGGCTGGTCAACTGGAACGACACAAGTCAGCGGTATCTACGTTTTCGTGGCACCGTGGGTGAGCTTGCGCGCGAAGCCGGTGGGTTTCGGGCCGAGCTGAATGGATTGTCAGAAAAACTAAACCAGCCGCAGGGCCGCGTCTATCAGATGCCCTGTTCAGCGGTTCTGGGCGACGGCGCGTGCCGGTTCAATCTGAACCAGTCCGGATATCAGCTGGACATTGCTGTGGGTGAAAACACGGACGTAACCACGTTTCAGTTTGCCAATATGGCGCTTTATCCAAATCGCTGGTTCGAGCGTGGCAAGTTCACTGTGTTGACCGGCGCGGCCAAGAATCTGACTGGTCTCATAAAGAATGACCGCAAGGGCACGGAAGGCAATCGGACCATCGAGTTGTGGGAATCCATTCGCGCGTGCGTGGAACCGGGTGACATGGTTCGTCTGGAAGCAGGCTGTGACAAGCTTTCGACAACCTGCCGGGTCAAGTTCAACAACTTCCGCAATTTTCGCGGCTTTCCAGACATCCCCGGCGAAGACTGGTTGATGTCCTACCCGGTTGGGCATGGAAAGAACGATGGCAGCGATGCGCGCGAGACAAACGAGTTGCCAGATTGGTCGGTGCTGGGCGGGGACGACACCAACCCATTCTTCCCTAACGCTGGTGATTGA
- a CDS encoding carboxymuconolactone decarboxylase family protein — translation MRCYRHCQELQRLHRLHIRAAIKAGANREEVAETVSVAIMMGGGPGYMYGARALKAFDQLSQ, via the coding sequence GTGCGTTGCTATCGGCATTGCCAAGAACTGCAACGATTGCATCGGCTTCATATCCGCGCGGCAATCAAGGCAGGCGCTAATCGTGAAGAGGTGGCTGAAACCGTGTCGGTTGCCATCATGATGGGTGGTGGTCCCGGCTATATGTATGGCGCACGTGCGTTGAAGGCGTTTGATCAACTGTCGCAATGA
- a CDS encoding TraR/DksA family transcriptional regulator has translation MNKTQIAAYRAQLTKTLDTLDHGDALGESGQKTVELDQQAVGRLSRMDALQNQAMAKATGARRAAQRERIHAALGRIDAGEFGYCEDCSEKIPKGRLDLDPCVTRCVSYASG, from the coding sequence ATGAATAAAACCCAAATCGCTGCCTATCGCGCACAGTTGACCAAGACGTTAGACACGCTTGATCACGGCGATGCTCTTGGTGAGTCAGGACAAAAGACCGTGGAGTTGGACCAACAGGCTGTTGGGCGGCTGAGCCGAATGGATGCGCTGCAAAATCAAGCCATGGCAAAAGCAACAGGCGCACGCCGAGCCGCCCAGCGCGAACGTATACACGCCGCGCTTGGCCGGATAGACGCGGGCGAGTTTGGATATTGCGAAGATTGCAGCGAGAAAATTCCCAAGGGACGGCTGGATCTAGACCCCTGCGTCACCAGATGCGTCAGTTACGCAAGCGGGTAA
- a CDS encoding pyruvate dehydrogenase complex dihydrolipoamide acetyltransferase, protein MATEILMPALSPTMEEGTLAKWLVKEGDEVASGDLLAEIETDKATMEFEAVDEGIIGKILVEEGTEGVKVNTAIAILVEEGEEIGVLAESAPATPAAAAEADAAPEAKEASVPAAAKPATPAPQAADGTRIFASPLARRIAADKGLDLAQIKGSGPKGRIIKADVEGATTAPKAAPAAASAPAASAAPSPSVSADAVAAMYEGREFEEVKLDGMRKTIAARLSEAKQTIPHFYLRRDIKLDALLAFRSQLNKQLESRGVKLSVNDFIIKAVAIALQQVPEANAVWAGDRVLQMKASDVAVAVAIEGGLFTPVLQDADQKSLSSLSTQMKDLAARARDRKLAPHEYQGGSFAISNLGMFGIDNFDAIVNPPHAGILAVGTGVKKPIVGEDGELMVATVMSVTMSVDHRVIDGAIGANLLKAIVENLENPMTMLA, encoded by the coding sequence ATGGCAACCGAAATTCTGATGCCCGCCCTGTCCCCCACGATGGAGGAAGGCACGCTGGCGAAATGGCTGGTCAAGGAAGGTGACGAGGTCGCGTCGGGCGACCTGCTGGCCGAGATTGAAACCGACAAGGCGACGATGGAGTTCGAGGCCGTTGACGAAGGCATCATCGGCAAAATCCTTGTCGAAGAAGGCACCGAGGGCGTGAAGGTGAACACCGCCATCGCGATCCTTGTTGAAGAAGGCGAAGAGATCGGAGTGCTGGCCGAAAGCGCGCCCGCTACGCCTGCCGCCGCCGCCGAGGCTGACGCTGCGCCGGAAGCTAAGGAAGCATCGGTTCCTGCGGCTGCAAAACCTGCCACCCCTGCCCCGCAAGCCGCTGATGGGACACGCATTTTCGCCTCCCCTCTGGCGCGGCGCATTGCGGCGGACAAAGGGTTGGACCTGGCCCAGATCAAAGGCTCAGGTCCCAAGGGGCGGATCATCAAGGCCGATGTTGAAGGCGCGACCACCGCACCGAAGGCGGCCCCGGCCGCTGCGTCAGCGCCCGCCGCTTCAGCAGCACCCTCTCCATCCGTGTCGGCGGATGCCGTGGCCGCGATGTATGAAGGCCGCGAGTTTGAAGAGGTCAAGCTGGACGGAATGCGCAAGACCATCGCCGCCCGCCTGTCCGAAGCGAAGCAGACCATTCCGCACTTCTATCTGCGGCGTGACATCAAGCTGGATGCGCTTCTGGCCTTCCGCAGCCAGTTGAACAAGCAACTGGAAAGCCGTGGCGTCAAGCTGTCGGTCAATGACTTCATCATCAAGGCGGTCGCGATCGCCCTGCAACAAGTGCCCGAGGCCAACGCCGTTTGGGCCGGAGATCGCGTATTGCAAATGAAAGCGTCCGACGTGGCTGTTGCCGTGGCCATCGAAGGCGGTCTGTTCACGCCGGTCTTGCAGGACGCGGATCAGAAATCCCTGTCCAGCTTGTCGACCCAAATGAAAGATCTGGCCGCGCGGGCACGCGACCGCAAACTTGCTCCGCACGAATATCAGGGCGGCAGCTTCGCGATCTCGAACCTTGGCATGTTCGGCATCGACAATTTCGACGCCATCGTGAACCCGCCTCATGCGGGTATTCTGGCCGTGGGCACGGGGGTCAAGAAACCCATCGTCGGCGAAGATGGTGAGTTGATGGTCGCAACAGTGATGAGCGTGACGATGTCTGTCGATCACCGGGTCATTGACGGGGCCATAGGCGCGAACCTGTTGAAAGCGATTGTCGAGAACCTTGAAAACCCGATGACGATGCTGGCATAA
- the cysE gene encoding serine O-acetyltransferase has translation MAEKRATVTEIEPVWDRITREARQAVADEPLMGGLIHACVLHHRTLEKALSYRFAAKLSSNEMSMVLLREIADEAYVDNPELAEAARADITAVLDRDPACHRMLQPILYFKGFQAMQAYRLGHYLWTQGRKELSYFIQMRCSEVYGIDIHPGARIGRGIMIDHAHSIVIGETAVVGDNVSMLHSVTLGGTGKEDEDRHPKIADGVLIGAGAKVLGNIKVGTCSRIAAGSVVLEDVPSNKTVAGVPARIVGEAGCDCPSINMDQRLIQ, from the coding sequence ATGGCCGAGAAGCGCGCAACAGTTACCGAAATAGAACCTGTCTGGGATCGGATCACCCGAGAAGCCCGTCAGGCTGTCGCGGATGAGCCGCTTATGGGCGGTCTGATCCATGCGTGTGTGCTGCATCACCGCACCCTTGAAAAAGCTTTGTCTTATCGGTTCGCCGCCAAGCTTAGCTCGAATGAGATGAGCATGGTGCTGCTGCGCGAGATTGCGGATGAAGCCTATGTCGACAACCCGGAACTGGCCGAGGCGGCACGTGCCGACATCACCGCCGTTCTGGACCGCGATCCGGCCTGCCACCGCATGTTGCAGCCTATTTTATACTTCAAAGGGTTTCAGGCAATGCAGGCCTATCGTCTGGGGCATTATCTTTGGACGCAAGGGCGTAAAGAACTGTCTTACTTCATCCAGATGCGCTGTTCCGAGGTTTACGGGATCGACATCCATCCCGGAGCACGGATTGGACGCGGGATCATGATTGACCACGCGCACTCCATTGTCATCGGTGAAACCGCTGTGGTGGGCGACAATGTGTCGATGCTGCATTCCGTGACACTGGGTGGCACGGGCAAGGAAGATGAAGATCGTCACCCCAAGATCGCTGATGGTGTTCTGATTGGTGCGGGCGCGAAGGTGCTGGGCAACATCAAGGTTGGCACTTGTTCGCGTATCGCGGCGGGGTCTGTGGTGTTGGAAGATGTGCCAAGCAACAAGACTGTTGCAGGCGTTCCGGCCCGGATCGTTGGCGAGGCAGGGTGCGATTGCCCATCAATCAACATGGATCAGCGTCTGATTCAGTGA
- a CDS encoding pyruvate dehydrogenase complex E1 component subunit beta, translated as MATEVLMPALSPTMEEGTLAKWLVKEGDEVASGDIIAEIETDKATMEFEAVDEGIIGKILVDEGTEGVKVNTPIAVLIEEGESADDIATPAAAQPDTDAPEAADTPVETKAAAQPITPVAPPETDIPEGTEMRSTTVREALRDAMAEEMRSDDTVFLMGEEVAEYQGAYKISQGLLDEFGAKRVIDTPITEHGFTGLATGAAMGGLRPIVEFMTFNFAMQAIDHIINTAAKTRYMSGGQMSCPIVFRGANGAAARVAAQHSQDYAAWYAQIPGLHVAMPYSAADAKGLLKTAIKSDNPVVFLENELLYGQSFDVPVMDDYTVPFGKARIWREGNDLTIVSFGIGMKYALEAADALAEEGISAEVIDLRTLRPLDYDTVINSVMKTNRCITVEEGWPVCSIGNHLSATIMERAFDYLDAPVINLTGKDVPMPYAANLEKLALVTTKEVIDAAKAVTYR; from the coding sequence ATGGCTACTGAAGTATTGATGCCCGCCCTGTCCCCCACGATGGAAGAAGGAACACTGGCGAAATGGCTTGTGAAAGAAGGCGACGAGGTCGCGTCGGGCGACATCATCGCCGAGATTGAAACCGACAAGGCCACGATGGAGTTCGAGGCCGTGGACGAAGGCATCATCGGCAAGATCCTTGTCGATGAAGGCACCGAGGGCGTGAAAGTGAACACGCCGATTGCCGTCCTGATCGAAGAAGGCGAAAGCGCCGATGACATCGCGACCCCGGCGGCAGCGCAACCTGACACCGATGCGCCCGAGGCCGCCGACACTCCGGTCGAAACCAAGGCCGCCGCCCAGCCGATCACCCCGGTGGCGCCCCCGGAAACAGACATTCCCGAAGGCACCGAAATGCGCTCGACCACGGTACGCGAGGCGTTGCGCGACGCGATGGCCGAGGAAATGCGCTCGGACGACACCGTGTTCCTGATGGGCGAGGAGGTCGCTGAATATCAAGGGGCTTACAAGATCAGCCAAGGCCTGCTGGACGAATTCGGCGCCAAGCGCGTGATTGACACCCCGATCACTGAACACGGCTTTACAGGCCTGGCCACCGGCGCTGCGATGGGTGGTCTGAGACCGATTGTCGAGTTTATGACGTTCAACTTTGCCATGCAGGCGATTGACCACATCATCAACACCGCGGCGAAGACGCGATACATGTCCGGTGGACAGATGTCCTGCCCCATCGTGTTCCGCGGTGCCAATGGTGCTGCAGCCCGTGTGGCCGCGCAGCACAGCCAGGATTACGCTGCATGGTATGCGCAAATCCCCGGTTTGCATGTAGCAATGCCTTATTCGGCAGCCGACGCCAAAGGGCTTTTGAAAACGGCGATCAAGAGTGACAACCCGGTCGTGTTCCTGGAAAACGAACTGCTTTACGGGCAGAGCTTCGATGTGCCGGTGATGGATGACTATACCGTCCCCTTCGGCAAGGCGCGCATCTGGCGTGAAGGCAATGACCTAACCATCGTCAGCTTTGGCATCGGCATGAAATACGCGCTTGAGGCGGCCGATGCGCTGGCCGAGGAAGGCATTTCCGCCGAGGTCATCGACCTGCGCACGCTGCGTCCCCTCGACTATGACACGGTGATCAACTCGGTCATGAAGACCAACCGCTGCATCACGGTGGAAGAAGGCTGGCCGGTTTGTTCGATCGGCAACCACCTGTCGGCGACGATCATGGAACGCGCATTCGACTATCTTGACGCGCCGGTGATCAACCTGACCGGCAAGGACGTGCCCATGCCCTATGCCGCCAATCTTGAAAAGCTTGCGCTGGTGACGACGAAAGAGGTCATCGACGCCGCCAAAGCCGTAACCTACCGTTAA
- a CDS encoding DUF2460 domain-containing protein encodes MSFHEVRFPANLSFGSVGGPERRTEVVTLANGFEERNTPWEHSRRRYDAGIGMRSLDDVETLISFFEARRGQLVGFRWKDWSDFKSSLPSKSPEYTDQIIAWGDGETVEFPLIKTYRSGEQTYARPIQKPVDGTVKLGLKGDPLSEGTHFTVDYATGNVTFMTAPETGAEVTAGYEFDVPVRFDTDRIHTSVASFQAGDAPNVPVVEVRV; translated from the coding sequence ATGTCTTTTCACGAGGTCCGGTTTCCGGCAAATCTGAGCTTTGGGTCCGTTGGTGGCCCGGAACGGCGCACCGAGGTTGTAACGCTGGCCAATGGGTTCGAGGAACGCAACACCCCGTGGGAGCATTCCCGCCGCCGCTATGATGCGGGCATCGGGATGCGGTCGCTCGACGATGTGGAAACGCTGATCTCGTTCTTCGAGGCACGGCGCGGTCAGCTCGTCGGGTTTCGCTGGAAAGACTGGTCCGACTTTAAAAGCAGTCTGCCGTCGAAATCCCCAGAATACACCGATCAGATCATTGCCTGGGGGGATGGGGAAACGGTCGAGTTTCCACTGATCAAGACCTATCGATCAGGAGAGCAGACCTATGCACGCCCCATTCAAAAGCCGGTTGACGGCACGGTGAAGCTGGGCCTGAAGGGCGATCCGCTGAGCGAAGGCACACATTTCACGGTGGATTACGCCACCGGGAACGTGACCTTCATGACCGCGCCGGAAACTGGCGCAGAGGTTACGGCAGGCTATGAGTTTGACGTGCCAGTTCGATTTGATACCGACCGCATCCATACGTCCGTTGCCTCGTTTCAGGCCGGTGACGCGCCAAATGTTCCAGTGGTGGAGGTACGGGTCTGA
- a CDS encoding VOC family protein — protein sequence MPHFEIHASDVDAAKTFYAGLLGWEFHPMEGGEEVSYHLIEGGDIGLEKAVTGGLMQRMGADPEKGAPIRGCTMTFEVSDCDERYAWATSNGGSEALPPQDYPGVGRCAYVEDGQGNVVGLIKPLNTER from the coding sequence ATGCCACATTTTGAAATACACGCAAGCGATGTCGATGCGGCCAAGACGTTCTATGCCGGGCTTTTGGGGTGGGAGTTCCACCCGATGGAAGGCGGTGAAGAGGTTTCCTATCACCTGATCGAAGGTGGCGATATCGGTTTGGAAAAAGCTGTGACCGGTGGCCTGATGCAACGCATGGGCGCAGATCCCGAAAAAGGGGCACCCATTCGCGGTTGCACGATGACCTTCGAGGTCAGCGATTGTGACGAGCGTTATGCATGGGCAACATCTAACGGCGGCAGCGAAGCGTTGCCGCCCCAGGATTATCCCGGCGTCGGTCGTTGTGCATATGTAGAGGACGGACAGGGAAATGTCGTCGGCCTCATCAAACCTTTGAATACGGAGCGCTAA